The following proteins come from a genomic window of Lolium rigidum isolate FL_2022 chromosome 5, APGP_CSIRO_Lrig_0.1, whole genome shotgun sequence:
- the LOC124658257 gene encoding ankyrin-3-like isoform X1 → MASSPARSSSRPQRFPENLFVLDNPRPEDKLTPQIFLAAGDGNIRSMKKLAEGLAREGKSLREMTVNDPLHRRLGPLHFAAWSGKLEMCRFLIKELHLDVNADADRGSSPLLFAACGRAPKEAVRLLLDRGADPNIASGKGYTVLHVVATMTKRDSSGVAEILLSRGANVDPMCELGTPLHYAAECGNVQMLDMLLQYHANPNRVVRLFYAPLTLAIFAHSLKCVELLIKAGADVNAGRPVTPLIIAAADGLADCVKCLLEAGADANIPDEIGRTPLEIAAIQGWKECVEILFPFTSRLTRFPDWSIDGIMQHVALGSSRDYKKCEGSALKAQGDAAFQAKDYPHASDLYTKAVETDPHDSTLYAKRSLCWLHIGEKDKAFNDANTYKGMDVDLSSSCHEQAAALILTKEYGLACKALLSGLKLDFGRGPIGEVSREKNA, encoded by the exons ATGGCCTCCTCCCCCGCGAGATCCTCCTCTCGGCCGCAGCGCTTCCCGGAGAATCTCTTCGTGCTCGACAACCCCAGGCCCGAGGATAAGCTGACCCCGCAGATCTTCCTGGCGGCGGGGGATGGCAACATCCGCTCGATGAAGA AGCTGGCGGAGGGGCTAGCAAGGGAGGGGAAAAGCTTGAGGGAGATGACGGTCAATGACCCGCTGCACAGGAGGCTCGGCCCGCTGCACTTCGCCGCCTGGTCCGGGAAGCTGGAGATGTGCAGGTTCCTCATCAAGGAACTCCACCTCGACGTCAATGCGGACGCTGACCGTG GTTCGTCGCCTCTACTATTTGCAGCATGTGGTCGTGCACCTAAAGAAGCTGTGAGGCTTCTACTTGATCGTGGTGCTGATCCAAACATAGCATCCGGGAAAGGGTATACTGTGCTCCATGTTGTTGCAACCATGACAAAGAGAG ATTCCAGTGGGGTAGCAGAGATATTATTGTCCAGAGGGGCCAATGTTGACCCCATGTGCGAACTAGGAACCCCACTACATTATGCTGCTGAATGTGGAAATGTGCAAATGCTGGACATGCTGTTGCAGTATCACGCAAAT CCTAACAGAGTTGTGCGTTTATTCTATGCACCACTGACATTGGCTATCTTTGCTCATTCGTTGAAGTGCGTGGAACTACTTATTAAG GCTGGTGCTGATGTCAATGCTGGTAGACCTGTAACTCCATTAATAATAGCTGCAGCTGATGGCTTAGCTGACTGCGTCAAGTGTTTGTTGGAAGCTGGTGCTGATGCCAATATTCCTGATGAA ATTGGTAGAACACCATTGGAAATAGCTGCAATCCAAGGATGGAAGGAATGCGTTGAGATCCTTTTTCCTTTCACATCCCGTCTAACCAGATTTCCAGACTGGAGCATTGATGGAATAATGCAACATGTGGCATTAGGGAGTTCAAGA GATTATAAAAAATGTGAGGGATCTGCTTTAAAAGCCCAAGGGGATGCTGCATTTCAGGCAAAGGATTATCCTCATGCATCGGATCTGTACACTAAG GCAGTCGAGACTGACCCTCATGATTCAACCTTGTACGCAAAGAGGAGCCTTTGCTGGCTGCATATTGGTGAAAAAGACAAAGCTTTTAATGATGCCAATACCTACAAAGGTATGGATGTGGACTTGTCAAGTTCCTGCCATGAGCAAGCAGCAGCTCTAATACTAACGAAG GAGTATGGCCTTGCATGCAAAGCTCTCCTTTCTGGCTTGAAATTGGATTTTGGACGAGGTCCGATTGGTGAAGTATCTCG GGAGAAGAATGCGTGA
- the LOC124658257 gene encoding ankyrin-3-like isoform X2, producing the protein MASSPARSSSRPQRFPENLFVLDNPRPEDKLTPQIFLAAGDGNIRSMKKLAEGLAREGKSLREMTVNDPLHRRLGPLHFAAWSGKLEMCRFLIKELHLDVNADADRGSSPLLFAACGRAPKEAVRLLLDRGADPNIASGKGYTVLHVVATMTKRDSSGVAEILLSRGANVDPMCELGTPLHYAAECGNVQMLDMLLQYHANPNRVVRLFYAPLTLAIFAHSLKCVELLIKAGADVNAGRPVTPLIIAAADGLADCVKCLLEAGADANIPDEIGRTPLEIAAIQGWKECVEILFPFTSRLTRFPDWSIDGIMQHVALGSSRDYKKCEGSALKAQGDAAFQAKDYPHASDLYTKAVETDPHDSTLYAKRSLCWLHIGEKDKAFNDANTYKGMDVDLSSSCHEQAAALILTKEYGLACKALLSGLKLDFGRGPIGEVSR; encoded by the exons ATGGCCTCCTCCCCCGCGAGATCCTCCTCTCGGCCGCAGCGCTTCCCGGAGAATCTCTTCGTGCTCGACAACCCCAGGCCCGAGGATAAGCTGACCCCGCAGATCTTCCTGGCGGCGGGGGATGGCAACATCCGCTCGATGAAGA AGCTGGCGGAGGGGCTAGCAAGGGAGGGGAAAAGCTTGAGGGAGATGACGGTCAATGACCCGCTGCACAGGAGGCTCGGCCCGCTGCACTTCGCCGCCTGGTCCGGGAAGCTGGAGATGTGCAGGTTCCTCATCAAGGAACTCCACCTCGACGTCAATGCGGACGCTGACCGTG GTTCGTCGCCTCTACTATTTGCAGCATGTGGTCGTGCACCTAAAGAAGCTGTGAGGCTTCTACTTGATCGTGGTGCTGATCCAAACATAGCATCCGGGAAAGGGTATACTGTGCTCCATGTTGTTGCAACCATGACAAAGAGAG ATTCCAGTGGGGTAGCAGAGATATTATTGTCCAGAGGGGCCAATGTTGACCCCATGTGCGAACTAGGAACCCCACTACATTATGCTGCTGAATGTGGAAATGTGCAAATGCTGGACATGCTGTTGCAGTATCACGCAAAT CCTAACAGAGTTGTGCGTTTATTCTATGCACCACTGACATTGGCTATCTTTGCTCATTCGTTGAAGTGCGTGGAACTACTTATTAAG GCTGGTGCTGATGTCAATGCTGGTAGACCTGTAACTCCATTAATAATAGCTGCAGCTGATGGCTTAGCTGACTGCGTCAAGTGTTTGTTGGAAGCTGGTGCTGATGCCAATATTCCTGATGAA ATTGGTAGAACACCATTGGAAATAGCTGCAATCCAAGGATGGAAGGAATGCGTTGAGATCCTTTTTCCTTTCACATCCCGTCTAACCAGATTTCCAGACTGGAGCATTGATGGAATAATGCAACATGTGGCATTAGGGAGTTCAAGA GATTATAAAAAATGTGAGGGATCTGCTTTAAAAGCCCAAGGGGATGCTGCATTTCAGGCAAAGGATTATCCTCATGCATCGGATCTGTACACTAAG GCAGTCGAGACTGACCCTCATGATTCAACCTTGTACGCAAAGAGGAGCCTTTGCTGGCTGCATATTGGTGAAAAAGACAAAGCTTTTAATGATGCCAATACCTACAAAGGTATGGATGTGGACTTGTCAAGTTCCTGCCATGAGCAAGCAGCAGCTCTAATACTAACGAAG GAGTATGGCCTTGCATGCAAAGCTCTCCTTTCTGGCTTGAAATTGGATTTTGGACGAGGTCCGATTGGTGAAGTATCTCGGTAA
- the LOC124656609 gene encoding uncharacterized protein LOC124656609, with the protein MESGIARAVASSKAPHGRVTLADETSIEEKRRKIESGGAQAVSSAAAAPRSRVPLGDDGRPLDGVRRAKLLRHLRHVDGSIYRSNGYYAKVYRLHDTNETCLEPMMMTEPSTSCMPDDRVVCRTHEFRTMMQIFYLRLATTCSHVGSPVELYGYVAVRDLLNPMRNYIFNRPRDDPFVVGHDGFIQMNGPKRGIRMEAHVLIEFDMKIKKGGEVEDDLQLIDCVASFSHRTSRNATSNRRRIDCDCGAVDITYALLDSAAEATVQVGISELAPRDNGLRLKAAAFYTSQLSGQFDLFDGMVTAEASELSRIVVAVVKGGHLLVSLILSETGGSDRRIVQNSCTFPVQKHGNRVSVLKLGLATIEVKVTWSTLDIPQSLLLGPNCFKWEYMAAEGIEYDGD; encoded by the exons ATGGAGAGCGGCATCGCACGAGCCGTCGCATCGTCCAAGGCTCCTCACGGCAGAGTAACCCTTGCCGACGAAACCTCAATCgaggagaagagaagaaagaTCGAGAGCGGCGGCGCACAGGCcgtctcgtcggcggcggcggctccacgGAGCAGGGTGCCGTTGGGCGACGACGGGCGTCCGCTCGATGGCGTGAGACGTGCCAAGCTCCTTCGCCATCTGAGGCATGTTGATGGCTCTATCTACAGAAGCAACGGTTATTATGCTAAAGTTTATCGTCTCCATGACACAAACGAGA CTTGTCTGGAGCCAATGATGATGACAGAGCCATCAACCTCCTGCATGCCTGACGACAGGGTTGTTTGCCGGACTCATGAATTTCGGACCATGATGCAGATATTCTACTTGAGGCTAGCTACCACTTGTTCGCATGTTGGTAGCCCAGTTGAGTTGTATGGATACGTGGCTGTCAGGGATCTGTTGAACCCTATGCGTAATTACATCTTCAACCGCCCAAGGGACGATCCTTTTGTCGTGGGGCATGATGGGTTTATACAGATGAATGGCCCTAAAAGAGGCATCAGAATGGAGGCTCATGTGCTAATCGAGTTCGACATGAAGATCAAGAAAGGAGGAGAAGTTGAAGACGATTTACAGCTCATCGACTGTGTTGCCTCCTTCAGCCACAGAACATCGAGGAATGCTACATCAAACAGAAGACGGATCGATTGTGATTGTGGAGCTGTGGACATAACCTATGCGCTTCTGGACAGCGCGGCTGAGGCCACCGTGCAGGTCGGGATATCAGAGCTGGCGCCGCGGGACAACGGGTTAAGACTGAAAGCGGCAGCATTTTACACTTCGCAGTTGAGTGGGCAGTTTGATCTGTTTGACGGAATGGTCACCGCCGAGGCATCCGAGCTAAGCAGGATTGTGGTCGCTGTGGTGAAGGGAGGCCATTTGCTTGTATCGTTGATACTCAGTGAGACTGGTGGCTCGGATCGTCGTATTGTTCAGAATTCCTGTACCTTCCCTGTTCAAAAGCATGGAAACCGTGTCTCCGTTCTCAAACTTGGGCTGGCCACTATAGAGGTGAAGGTAACCTGGTCTACTTTGGACATTCCCCAGAGTCTTCTTCTCGGTCCAAATTGCTTCAAGTGGGAGTATATGGCAGCTGAGGGGATTGAGTATGATGGTGATTAA